The following nucleotide sequence is from Penicillium digitatum chromosome 5, complete sequence.
CAACGTCAAAAAGAGCATGTGGAGGGGGAAATGTGGATAACTCCTCACAAAGAACACATTGCTGCCTTTGGATTTATCTTCAGCTCCGCTTCTCTGTGGCCTTCAAAGACGGTTGAAGTTACTTTCGCTCAACTCGCTTTCTCTTGACTTGTATTCGTTCTGATTACAATCACCTGTACAAATGGTGGCACAATAAAAGGGTTCAGCCGCGATGCAATGCTGGCTTATTTGCATTTGCCTCAGGCCTTCCTCCAACCCAGCAGATATAAAAATGAAAGCCAACCCCCTTCTCATGGGATGTCCAACCTGTCAACGCTCTCTCCCCATCCGGGGTCATCGCCTACCATTTCCCATTCCCGTCATGCTATAACACTCTATACTAGCGATAAATATCAGCAACATATATGCAGCGCGTTGCAACGCATCACACCTTCTGAAAGGAGCAATATCCCAAAACGAAGATCATATCGTCTCCGACCCGATCGAATTCGACAAGGAAATCGAAGCTAAGCGTGGCTTTGCACGATCTTGGACCCAACCGACGTCAAAACGAAGGGATTTCCCGGTTTGACCTTTCCTCAGAAGTTGCAGTCGGTCTCTCCATACATCGTTGATTGCCTCCTGCCGACGCTGAGGAACTTACCCGGTCATCGTTGTCCCTCACGGGGGAGGTATGATTGGATTCTTTGGGCATGTGTCTCACAGATCAACGCTCATGATCATCAGAGGAAAGACGATCCTGCAGAATCAAGCTTGGGATTGTGAGAAGAAGGTTAAATCGTAGCCTTGTTCAGAGAGCAGCAAGGAAGCAGACAAAGGGGCTTGTGAGGGGCTGGAGTTGAGAAATACAGCGACATGGTGTTGGATCCTGTGACCAAGTGTCGGCAGTTGTGTAATCCCGCAGACAAACCAGGCTGCTACTCCTGATGGATTACACAAGACCATTTAGCCGCTAGGCCAAAAAAATCATCAGGACCAACAGAACGtctgtttgtcattgcagtGGAATATCTACTAGGCCCTGACATCCGTTAGGGGCCACAGTTGCATGTGATCAGGCCCCTGATCTATGGAGACATGTGCTCGTCTCCATGGTGGCTATAATATAGGCGATATGAGCCACAGCGGACAACCATGATACCGGAAATCAACTCGGAATCCAGTTTGATCAACAGTCTCACTAGGCGTACCAAGAAAATAGGTTAGCTGGACTGTGACTTGGATGATGAGGGCTTATTCCAGATCAACTCTCCATCTTTGAGGGCTCGGGGTAGTGGAATTCAAGAGGACAACTTGGGCTGATAATCGCCAGGTGAATGAGGGGAATGTGATGGGTGTTTTCTACCCAACAAAAGATCACATGAAGTCTGCCAAAGGAAACAAATTGGAGGAGCAAAAATAAACAAACCATCGGCGGTATGGTAAAAGACGATCTGTGGTCAAATGGAATTGTCACATGTGGATGGTACAGCCATCTGTGGAGCAAGTATAAAAAAGGGGCACATGTGATATGATTAACCAGTGCACCTTTTAGAGATTCTTGTCCATCGTAGGCTTCGAGGACCGTAAATATCGTTCCTTTTGAAAAGCACTTACCTCTCATATCAATTGAGATCTGTATGCCAAGGTCGTACGTTGATTGCAGGGAAATGTAGACGGACCGTTAGTCGGCATCAGCTCTCTTCAAGGCGCTATTTGTGAATGCCGAGGGTGATGCTAGGCCTCGATCCAAGGCCCGATCCAAGTCGAACAAAAAGAGTGGATAGAAGAGGGTATCAACATAAGAAAAAGGGAACCAGACGCATCAAGTAGCAGTAATAGCCAACCTGATCcccctcctcgtcctctccTCCACATCCATCCCCGTCACCATTCCCCCACGCCCACTCCTCCCCCTCGGCCCACACAAGATCCCCCTCAACTCCTCCCTCAAAAGCCCGACATCCCTAACCAGCTCCCCCTCAACCACCCCCTTAGCAAGCAGATCACATCTAGCCGTAACCGCCAAATCAAAGCCATCCAACCCCCTCACCTTAAGAATAGGCCTCACCCACCTCTCCTCAATTCCAAAGGGAATCCTCTGACCCGAAACAACCGCCTCCCCAGTAATCCCAACAACACTCGTAAACCTCCCCAGATCCAAACTCAACCCCAACACCCGTAATCCCTCCAACGAAGCTACAACGTCCCAAAACCGCACCCACAACTCATCACTATGCGTATGCGCATAGATCGACCCCTCATGATCCAACCCAGCCATAGGCACCCAGATCGGCATCCACTGGACGGTCAATCGTGAAAGAGCATTCCGGGCAGCAGGCGACAGCGATGCCGCGAATGTGATGAACGTGTATAGATCGTCGACATCAAAGTGCGACCCTTTATACAGGATGGTCTCTGCTTCGAAGTAAATCGTCCGACAAACGCGTAGCAGAGCGGCGTTGCTATTACTTAGAGTTGACGGGAGATGGGAGTGAGTGTGTGGATAGAGGAGTCTGTCGCTATGGCCTGGGACTCGACCGTCGTAGATGCGCCAGCGGGCGGGGGTTGTGGGGCAGCAGTGGCGGTTTTGAGTTAAGGAGGGGTTTGGTTCAATTGTGTGATTTGATTGGTTCTTATGGGACACACTTTGATGGGAGTGTTGGTGAGGGGTATGGATTGGGACTGGACAGCGGACATGACGGATTTTGCTTTTGAGTTGAACTAAGTGGATGGTTTGAGGGATTTGGGGATTTGGGGTTGGGAAGTTGGTGAGGACGTAGGACCAGATCATCTGGCGGAGTTCGGGGGGAAGGCGAAGGAGAGGGGATAGTTGAGGTTGGGATTGGGTTGGTGGTGGATGCCTCCAATCTATAGGTGGATGACTAGTGTTCTTGGGAGAGCAGATTTCGCGCGAGTGGATTAAATCGCGGACGGTATCACGCCAGCGATGGCCGGTTGGATAGTAGTGCCAGATGGAGTAGGGATCACGAAGGATCCAGGTGTCGAAGTGGCGCATGGGgagatcttttttttttttcttttgtgtcTATTAGAAAGTGGAGAGAAATCTGGGGAAATGGGAAATGGAGCAAGGGGGCTTTTATGGAGAATCCACTGCAGTGAAGGTATAGACTGCATCAAGTAGAATTGGAATCTCGTAGCCCCATGACGTCGAGTTGGACATTTTCGGATTTCGTGATTTTCATTTAGGGCCAATTTGGGACTAGCGTGTCCATTTTAGGCTTAGTGTATTTGTTTAGGTTTAGCATCCCCGTTTAGGGATAGCGTACCCATAAGACCGCTGTGGAGCACCCACTCCCTTTCTATGTCCTGAGCCTCGACGTACTTCCAGCGACTATTCAAGAAAACAACCCATCTTGAAGTGGTCGATGGAGGAAATCTGGGAGGCTAGAAGAATCTGCATAATGGCTCTTTTAATTTCCAAAGATGAGAAAGATGAGACAGAAGACGTTCATACTCGAGACTTGATCAGGTTGCTGCCGTGAGAACATCCGGGTAGCAACAGCATTCGCAACTGTTTAGTTAAAGGCGTGCCGAACCCAACATTTGTGGCTCCTGTCATTGATGAAGAggtgttttttttcatgCGCGTGTTCTTTTCTAGGTACACATGCAACACTCGTCATAACTGAGGATCCCCAGAGATAGCTGAAAACATCACTTGCATCGAAAAGTACGTAGAGAACACAATGCCAATTGAGTGGCCGGAGCAGATTACTCCAGTGGCCAATCCAATTTGAGTATGCACAAAGGTCACGGCATTCGTACTCTAGCTCTAGAACGATGTACACACAGCCCGAAAACGCAAGCCAACCGCTCAATTCCCTTGCACTGACCCTTCCACTCTCTCCTCGTCCGTGACGTCTTTGTATCCCTCCACATCACGATACTCCTCCACTCCACTTCCACTCCGTTGAACAGGACTCTCCTGCGAGAAAGCCACATAAATCGCACAGAGCAAAATGATCgcagacccaacccagctAATCGGACTAAGCGTACTTCCCCAAACGACCTTATCATAAAACACCGCAAAGAGCATCTGCATATAGAGCATCGACGTAGCACGCGCCCCCTGTGCCACCGGCTTTCCATCCGACACAGACGCAGGCGGAACATATGACAAACCCGCTGTCAACAAAAACTGCAACAGAAACCCGCAGACACCCAAGCCCGTCAGAAGCGTCCACTCTACAGCCGTAGTAGGCACGCGGAACGGTACGGACGGCAAGATGGCCATCGCAACGAACGAGATTACCGTAGTAACGGACGAGAAATACGTCACCGAGACAAGAGGGTGGGCACGACGACCAATCATACGGATAGAAGTATAAGCGCCCGAAGCGCCGAGGACACCGAACAAGGCGACGATGGTTGCCATGATGTGGTGGTAGGAGTCTGTCTCGGAGGGAGGTTTTTCAGCGGTCGAAGCGGAAATACCCAATGCCCAAGCGGCGGCGGCAGTTGGGGTTGCGATTGCGATGCTCGGGTCACGTTTGCTGAAGGGACGGGCGATGAGTACGACACCGCCGAGAGAAATCAGGCCGGCGCAGAGCTGTTTCCGGGAAAAGGTCTCGCCGGGGATGAGCTGCGAGCAGGCGTAGCAGGAGATAATGGGGGAGAGGAATGTGATCACGGTGGCCTCGGAGAGGGGGAGGTATTGGACAGAGTAGTAGAGGCCGTAGACGCCCATGAAGCCGAAGAGGGCacggaggaggagaagacCGCGGACTGGACGTGTGCCGAGTGGGGAGGGTGTCGAGGCGAAGTACATGTATAGGTAGCTTGCAATTGCTGTTACGGACATTCGGGCGAAGAGAATCTGGTGGATGTTAGTTGGGGTTTGATAGAA
It contains:
- a CDS encoding Drug/metabolite transporter, whose translation is MVTPNMDSASEAGQYQDHPDAPLPIRADQSGSEQRSLSTQTKTQAEDEHDYNCESDSEADFPPVLAQSEPRPIEDDDDDAFIAAAARPRHAWQIWWLRNKGMGLVLLAQAFAASMNVMTQVLEIHSSMHPFQILFARMSVTAIASYLYMYFASTPSPLGTRPVRGLLLLRALFGFMGVYGLYYSVQYLPLSEATVITFLSPIISCYACSQLIPGETFSRKQLCAGLISLGGVVLIARPFSKRDPSIAIATPTAAAAWALGISASTAEKPPSETDSYHHIMATIVALFGVLGASGAYTSIRMIGRRAHPLVSVTYFSSVTTVISFVAMAILPSVPFRVPTTAVEWTLLTGLGVCGFLLQFLLTAGLSYVPPASVSDGKPVAQGARATSMLYMQMLFAVFYDKVVWGSTLSPISWVGSAIILLCAIYVAFSQESPVQRSGSGVEEYRDVEGYKDVTDEERVEGSVQGN